The Streptomyces sp. NBC_00102 genome segment GGCAAACCGCTCACCGTCCCCGCCAACATCACCGCCGGCTACAAGGCCCTCGCCTCGCTCGCCACCGCGTACGCCACCGAGGGCACCACCGCCGCCGACGGCAGCGGGCGCGCCCTGTACGGCTCCGCGGAGCTCGGCGCCGACATCGTGGCGGGGCTCGACTTCCTGCACGCCCAGGCGTACCACGCCGGCGCCGTGGAGAACGGCAACTGGTGGGAGTGGGAGATCGGCTGCCCCATCGCCCTGAACAACGCCGCGATCCTCGTACACCCCCTGCTCACCGAGGTCCAGCTCGCCGACTGGGCGGCGGCCGTCGACCACTTCGTGCCCGACCCCACCAAGAACCGGTACGGCGCCGACCGCACCACCTCCACCGGCGCCAACCGCGTCGACCTCTGCCAGGTCGTCGCCCTGCGCGGCGTCCTCGGCCGCAGCGACGAGCGCCTCGCCGCGGCCGTCGCCGGCCTCTCCGACGTGTTCCCGTACGTCACCTCGGACGACGGGCTCTACGCCGACGGCTCCTTCGTCCAGCACTCGTACATCCCCTACACCGGCACGTACGGAATGGTCCTGCTGCGCGGGCTCACCAACCTCTTCCAGCTGCTGCACGGCTCCGAGCACGAGATCACCGACCCCGCCGCCGCGCACATCCACACCTCGGTGGACACCGCCTTCGCGCCGTGGATCTGGAACGGCCTCTGCATGGACGCGGTCCGGGGCCGGGCCGTCAGCCGGGCCACCGAGACCGACTTCAACGACGGCAACCTCACCGCCCAGGCGGTGCTGCGTGCCGCGCTCTCCGCGCCCACCGCCGAACAGGCCACCCGGTTCCAGGGCCTGGCGAAGGGCTGGATCACCCGGGGCGACGCGTACGCCCCCTACAGCGCCGGCGCCGGCATCGCGGGGGTCGCCCTCGCCGCCCCGGTCCTCGACGACCAGAGCCTGAAGGCCCTCCCCGAACCGGTCGGGCACGTGCAGTTCCCGAACATGGACCGGGCCGTGCACCGGGGCAAGGGCTGGGCGCTCGCCCTCGCCCTCTCCTCCGCGCGCATCGCCCGGTACGAGTCGATGAACGGTGAGAACCTGCACGGCTGGCACACCGGCGACGGCATGGCCTACCTCTACCTCGCGGGCGACCCCGGTCACTTCACCGACGACTTCTGGCCCACCGCCGACCCCAAGCGGATGCCCGGCACCACCACGGACGGCCTCGCCCTCGCCGACGCGGCCGGTACGGGCACCCGCCCCGCCGCCACCTGGGCGGGCGGCGCGAGCCTCGGCGGTACGTATGGCAGCGTCGGCCTCGACTTCCGCCCGTACGGCTCCACCCTCACCGCGAAGAAGTCCTGGTTCTGCCTGGACGACTCCGTCGTCTGCCTCGGCGCGGGCATCACCGGCGGCAGCGGCGCCGAGGTCGTCACCACCGTCGAGCAGCGCAACCTCGGCGCCCCGGGCGCCCGCACCGCCCCGAAGCTGACCGTCGACGGCACCGCCCTGCCCTCCACCGCGGGCTGGTCCGACACCCTCGACGTCACCGGCTGGGCGCACCTGGCGGGGGTCGGCGGCTACCTCTTCCCCGGCGGCGCCACCGTCCGGGCCTCCCGCACCGACCGCACCGGCTCCTGGCACGACATCAACACGGGAGGCACCACCACCGCCACCACCCGGCGCTACCTCACCCTCGGCCTCTCCCACGGCACCGCCCCCGCGGGCGACGCGTACGCCTACGTCCTGCTGCCCGGCGCCACCGCCTCCCGTACGGCGGCCCGTGCCGCCAAGCCCACCGTGGAGATCCTGGCCAACACCCCGGCCGTGCAGGCGGTCCGGGAGAACTGCTCCGGAGTCGTCGCCGCCAACTTCTTCGCGGCCGGCACGGCGGCGGGCATCACGGCCGGTGCCCCCTGCTCGGTGATCCTGCGCCGTACCCGGAACACCCTGACCGTGGCGGTCTCCGACCCCACGCACACCGCGACCTCGGTCACCGTGCGCCTCGTCCACACGGGTACCGCGGTGAGCGCCGACCCCCGGATCACCGTCGACACCGCCTCGCCCACCCTCGCCTTCACCGTGAACACCGCGGGCGCCGCCGGAGCCACCGCCGAGGCCGTCTTCACCGTCACCGGAGCGGCCCTCGCCCCCGTCGCGGACGGCTACGTCCGGGACGGGGCGTACGCCTCCACCTCCTACGCCGGCGCCACCACCCTCGTGGTGAAGAACGCCTCCGGCAGCGGCTTCACCCGCCAGTCCTACCTCGCCTTCGACACCTCGGGACTCACCGGCCGGATCACCTCCGCCACCCTCTCCGTCCACGGCTTCGTCTCCGACTCCGGCGGAACCGACGCCGTGGTCACCGCGTACGGGGTCGCCGACACCGCCTGGACGGAACCCGCCCTCACCTGGAACACCCGCCCCGCCCTCGGCCCCGCCCGCGCGGACGCCGCGGCCACCGCCGTACCGTCCTGGCTCGCCTTCGACGTCACCGCCCAGGTCGCGGCAGCCTCCCCGGGCCCGGTCTCCCTCGCCCTGGCCCAGTCCGCACCCGGACTCGCCGTGGTCCTCAACTCCCGCGAGAACAAGGCGTTCCCGCCCGTGCTGACGGTGAAGTTGGGCTGACGCGAGGCCGGGCGGCGCCCGCTCCGCGCTCCGGCCGCCCCACCCGTGCGGCCGGAGCGATGTGACCAGAACATGACCCCGAACCGGTTCCTGATCGTTGGCCCGGGCATTTAATCTGACCGTTGGCCACAGGTAACGCGTGAACGCGAAACCGCGGCACGAGGTGCACCACCAGGCGCACCCGCACGACGGGGGAGTACGAAAGATGGCCAAGCGCATGCTGCGGTCCGGCACGGTGGTGCTCGGCGGCATGGGGCTGCTCGCGGTGACCCTCGCCGCGTGCGGCTCCGATCCCGACAAGCGCTGTGTGGACCGGGTGACCCAGAAGACGCTGCCGAAGTACGAGTGCAAGAGCGGCGGCCACGGCACCTACTACTACGGTGGAACCGTCAAGAACGGCAAGGTCTCCGGCGGCAGCTTCGACAAGTCCTCCGTCACGCGCGGCGGCTTCGGCTCCGACCACTCCAGCGGCGGCTGATCCCGCCGTGGAACGCCGCACCATCGACCCCCGCCCCGACTGGCAGCGCATCGTCGAGGCGCAGGGAGTGATCTACCCGCTCGCCCGCTACCCGGACGGCTCGCTGCGCCCCTACTGGGACGAGAGCGCGTACTACGTCTTCTCGCTGCCCGAGGTCGAGGCGCTGGAGGAGACCGTCGAGGAGTTGCACTCGATGTGCCTGGCCGCCGCCGCGCACATCGTGGAGCACGACCGCTTCGCCGACCTCGGCATCACCGACCCGCGGCTCGCCCGGCTCGTCGCCGAGTCCTGGCACCGCCGCGCCGAACTCCCGTCCGTGTACGGGCGGTTCGATCTGAGGTACGACGGTACGGGCCCGGCCAAGATGCTGGAGTACAACGCCGACACCCCCACCTCGCTGGTGGAGGCCGCGAGCGCGCAGTGGTTCTGGATGGAGGACCGCTTCCCGGGCGCGGACCAGTGGAACTCCCTGCACGAGCGGCTCGTCGAGACCTGGCGCCGGCAGGCCCCGCTCCTGCCGCCCGGGCCCCTGCACTTCGCGCATTCGGACGGCGACGAGCTGGGCGAGGACCTGATGACGGTCGCGTACCTGCGAGAGACTGCCCAGCAGGCGGGCATCGACACCGAGGCGCTCTCCGTCGAACGCATCGGCTGGGACTCGCTGACCGGCCGGTTCGTGGACGAGCAACTCCGCTTCATCCGCAGCTGTTTCAAGCTCTACCCGTGGGAGTGGCTGAGCACCGACGCGTTCGGCGAACACGTCCTCGAAACGCTCGACAACGGCGGCGGCACCGGCTCCACCTGCTGGATCGAGCCCGCCTGGAAGATGCTCCTCTCCAACAAGGCCCTGCTGGCGATCCTCTGGGAGCTCTACCCGGGCCACCCGAACCTGCTGCCCGCCTACGTCGACGGGCCGCGCGAACTGGCCGGGACGAAGGGTGCCGGATACGTCTCCAAGCCGCTGCTCGGCCGCGAGGGGGCCGGTGTCGATCTGTACGGCCCCGGCAGCCCGCCGGTGCTGCGCCAGGAGCCTTGCTGCTACCAGGAGTTGGCGCCGCTGCCCGACTTCGACGGCAACCGTGTGGTGCTCGGCGCCTGGGTGGTCGGGGGCGAGGCGGCGGGCCTCGGCATCCGCGAATCGGCCGGACCGGTCACGGACGAGTACGCCCGCTTCCTCCCGCACGTGATCCTCTGACGGCGAGGGCCGGGCGGGCCGCCCCCCGCCCGCCCTTCGCCCCGCCCCACCGCCCGTCCGCCCCGCCGCCCGGCGGCGGGCCGTTTTCTTTTCTGTCATGACCCTGGCGGAACCCTGCCGCCCGGCTCCAGAATGGGCCCCGCCCATGGGAGCGCTCCCACCAAGCGTTCGCTCCCCGCACCACCCGCCCGCGCTCCGTGCCCCCGCACCGCCCCGCAGCCCGCCGACGAAAGGTGTCCCGGTGAACGCCCCGCCCCCACGCCTCCGTACCTCGCGTCCCCTCCTGCCGCGCCCCCGCCCGCCGCACCTCCGTGCCCGGTCCGCCACGCGGTCCGCCTCCCGTCTGTCCGCCGCGGCGGCCGTCGCCGCCCTGCTCGCGGTGGGCCTCGCCGCACCCGGTGCGGCAGCGGACGAGCCCGCACCCGCCGAAGGCGCCGAGCAGATCACCAACGGAGACTTCTCCGCCGGTACCGCGCCCTGGTGGTGGACGGCGAACACCTCAGGGACGGTCGTCGACGGACGCCTCTGCGCCGATGTCCCGGCCGGCACGGCCAACGCCTGGGACGTGATCGTCGGGCAGAACGACGTCCCCCTCGTGGCGGGGGAGACGTACCTCCTCAGCTACACCGCGAGCTCCACCGTGCCGCTGACCGTGCAGACCCGCGTCCAGGAGGCCGTCGAGCCCTGGACCACCGAGCTCGCCACCGCCGACCCGGTCGGCACCGAAGCGGTCACGGTCACCCACGCGTTCACCGCCACCGCCGACCGCCCCGGCGCACAGGTCGCCCTCCAGATCGGCGGCGGCGAGCGGGCCACCACCTTCTGCTTCGACGACGTGTCGCTGCGCGGCGGCGCCGAACCGCCCGTGTACGTCCCCGACACCGGCTCCCCGGTCCGGATCAACCAGGTCGGCTACCTCCCGTACGGCACCAAGGCCGGCACCGTGGTCACGGACGCCGACGCGCCGCTGACCTGGACGGTGAAGAACGCGGACGGCACCGCCGCCGCCACCGGTACGACCGTCCCCGGCGGTGAGGACCCGACCTCCCGGCAGCGCGTCCACACCTTCGACTTCAGCGGACTGACCACGGTCGGCGACGGCTACACGGTGGACGTCGACGGGCAGGTCAGCGAACCGTTCTCGGTGCGCTCCGACCTCTACGACGGCCTGCGCTCCGACGCGCTGGCGTACTTCTACCACAACCGCAGCGGCATCCCGATCGAGGCGGACCTCGTCGGCGAGGAGTACGCGCGCCCCGCCGGACACGCGGGCA includes the following:
- a CDS encoding polysaccharide lyase family 8 super-sandwich domain-containing protein, whose product is MHEITATPFGRRGFMSALALAVAGATGGLQLLPGATPAAADGDAFDVLREAWAAQLTGGDIDATDADYAPALAVLSATATDLWNTMAPDAAAGSLWPGKPLTVPANITAGYKALASLATAYATEGTTAADGSGRALYGSAELGADIVAGLDFLHAQAYHAGAVENGNWWEWEIGCPIALNNAAILVHPLLTEVQLADWAAAVDHFVPDPTKNRYGADRTTSTGANRVDLCQVVALRGVLGRSDERLAAAVAGLSDVFPYVTSDDGLYADGSFVQHSYIPYTGTYGMVLLRGLTNLFQLLHGSEHEITDPAAAHIHTSVDTAFAPWIWNGLCMDAVRGRAVSRATETDFNDGNLTAQAVLRAALSAPTAEQATRFQGLAKGWITRGDAYAPYSAGAGIAGVALAAPVLDDQSLKALPEPVGHVQFPNMDRAVHRGKGWALALALSSARIARYESMNGENLHGWHTGDGMAYLYLAGDPGHFTDDFWPTADPKRMPGTTTDGLALADAAGTGTRPAATWAGGASLGGTYGSVGLDFRPYGSTLTAKKSWFCLDDSVVCLGAGITGGSGAEVVTTVEQRNLGAPGARTAPKLTVDGTALPSTAGWSDTLDVTGWAHLAGVGGYLFPGGATVRASRTDRTGSWHDINTGGTTTATTRRYLTLGLSHGTAPAGDAYAYVLLPGATASRTAARAAKPTVEILANTPAVQAVRENCSGVVAANFFAAGTAAGITAGAPCSVILRRTRNTLTVAVSDPTHTATSVTVRLVHTGTAVSADPRITVDTASPTLAFTVNTAGAAGATAEAVFTVTGAALAPVADGYVRDGAYASTSYAGATTLVVKNASGSGFTRQSYLAFDTSGLTGRITSATLSVHGFVSDSGGTDAVVTAYGVADTAWTEPALTWNTRPALGPARADAAATAVPSWLAFDVTAQVAAASPGPVSLALAQSAPGLAVVLNSRENKAFPPVLTVKLG
- a CDS encoding glutathionylspermidine synthase family protein, whose translation is MERRTIDPRPDWQRIVEAQGVIYPLARYPDGSLRPYWDESAYYVFSLPEVEALEETVEELHSMCLAAAAHIVEHDRFADLGITDPRLARLVAESWHRRAELPSVYGRFDLRYDGTGPAKMLEYNADTPTSLVEAASAQWFWMEDRFPGADQWNSLHERLVETWRRQAPLLPPGPLHFAHSDGDELGEDLMTVAYLRETAQQAGIDTEALSVERIGWDSLTGRFVDEQLRFIRSCFKLYPWEWLSTDAFGEHVLETLDNGGGTGSTCWIEPAWKMLLSNKALLAILWELYPGHPNLLPAYVDGPRELAGTKGAGYVSKPLLGREGAGVDLYGPGSPPVLRQEPCCYQELAPLPDFDGNRVVLGAWVVGGEAAGLGIRESAGPVTDEYARFLPHVIL